In the genome of Telluria mixta, the window ATGGGCGTCAACACGGCGCTGCTGCGCGCCACGTATCCGGCGCAGCTGCAGGGACGCGGCTTCGGCACCAACGCCCTCGTGGTCGCGGTCGGCTTCGGGCTCGGGCCGAGCCTTGCCTCCATCATCCTTAAATTCTCGTCGTGGGAGTGGCTGTTCGGCATCAACGTGATACCCGGCATCGTCGCGTTCTTCATGGCGCGCAAGGTGCTCCCGGAGACGCGCCGCGCCAGCCACCGCGTCGACGGGCTCGCCGGCTTTTATAACGTCGTCGCGTTTTCGATGGCCGTGCTGGTGCTGGGCGATGCCGCGCACCGCGCGGACATGCGGACGCTGTTGCCGGAAGCCGTGATCGCACTGGTGTTCTTCGCACTGCTGCTGCGCCGCGAACGAGGCCATCCTGCGCCGTTGTTGCCCGTGGACCTGTTCCGTCGTCCCCTGTTCGCGTTGTCGACCATCACCGCCATCTGCACCTTCGCGGCGCAGGCGCTCGCGTTCGTCGCGCTGCCGTTCTTTTTCGAAACGACGCTCGGCCGTTCGCCCGTCGAGACGGGCTTCCTGATGACGCCCTGGCCCGTGCTGGTCGGCGTGATGGCGCCCGTGGCCGGACGATTGAGCGACCGCTATTCTCCGGGCCTGCTGGGCGGTATCGGCCTGTTGATCCTCGCGGCCGGCCTCGTCACGATGATGAGCCTGCCGGCGTCGCCGTCCGCCCTCGACATCGGCTGGCGCATGGCCGTGTGCGGCATCGGCTTCGGCTTTTTCCAGGCGCCGAACGTCAAGGCGATCATGGGCAGCGCGCCGGCCTCGCGTGCCGGCAGCGCGAGCGGCATGGTCGCCACCGCGCGCCTGACGGGGCAGGCGACGGGCGCCGCCCTGGTGGCGTTCTGCCTTACCATTTCCCACGTGCGCGGGCCGTGGTTCGCGCTCGGCATCGCCGCCGCGTTCTCGTTCGCGGCCAGCGTGGCCAGTTTTTCGCGCCTCGTCGTTGCGGCGCCGGCGGTATGAGCTTCACCATTCAAGAAAGAAATCAGATGACACGACGTTTCAAGATCGCGGCGATTGCCGGCGACGGCATCGGCAAGGAAGTCCTGCCGGAAGGCCTCAAGGTATTGGCGGCCGCGGCCGAGCGTTTCGGCCTCCAGCTGGAGTTCAAGCATTTTCCGTGGGCCAGCTGCGACTGGTACATCCAGCACGGCGAGATGATGCCGCCCGACTGGAAAGAGCAATTGTCCGGCATGGATGCCATCTATTTCGGCGCCGTCGGCTGGCCCGCGCTGGTGCCGGACCACATCTCGCTGTGGGGCTCGCTGCTCAAGTTCCGCCGTGAATTCGACCAGTACATCAACCTGCGTCCCGTGCGGCTGTTCGAGGGCGTGCCGTGCCCGCTGGCCGGCCGCAAGCCGGGCGACATCGACTTCTTCGTCGTGCGCGAAAACACCGAGGGCGAGTACACGAACCTGGGCGGCGTGATGTTCCCGGGCACCGAGCGCGAGATGGTGATCCAGGAATCCGTGTTCACGCGCCACGGCACCGACCGCGTGCTGCGCTACGCCTTCGAACTGGCCAACGCGCGCCGCCGCCGGCACCTGACGGTCGCGACCAAATCGAACGGCATCGCCATCAGCATGCCGTGGTGGGACGGCCGCGCGGACGCCATCCACGCCGACTATCCGGACGTCACCGTCGACAAGCAGCACATCGACATCCTGACGGCCCGCTTCGTGCTGCAGCCCGACCGCTTCGACGTGGTCGTCGCGTCGAACCTGTTCGGCGACATCCTGTCCGACCTCGGCCCGGCCTGCACGGGCACGATCGGCCTGGCGCCCTCTGGCAACCTGAATCCGGATCGCACGTTCCCGTCGCTGTTCGAGCCGGTGCACGGTTCCGCGCCGGACATCGCGGGCAAGGGCATCGCCAACCCCATCGCCATGATCTGGTCGGGCGCGATGATGCTGGCATTCCTCGCGGACGGTCCCGACGCGGACCCGCGCTGCGGCGAGGCGCACGACGCCATCGTGGCCGCGATCGAGGACGTGCTCAAGAACGGACCGCGCACGGGCGACCTGGGCGGCACGGCGACGACGGTCGAAGTGGGCGACGCCATCGCGGCGCGCGTGCGAGGCTGATCATACTTTAAACGGGCACGGCCACCCCGATATACGAAACATGGCGCGCCGTTCCCGCATTCCCGACTTCGATTTTCCTGCCCAGCCTGCCGCGGCGGACAGCCCGTGTCCGCTGTGCGGCCGGCCGCTCGGCACGGTCAACATCGACCGGCATCACCTGATTCCCAAGTCGCTGAAGGGCAGGGAACAGTTCCCCATCCACAAGATCTGCCACCGCAAGATCCACGCGACGTTTTCCGAACGCGAGTTGCTGCATGCGTATCACACGTGGGACGCGCTGCAGGGTGATGACGCGATCCGGGCGTTCATCGACTGGGTGGCGAAGAAGCCGCCGGCGTTTTATGCGCGGACGTTTACATCGAATAAAAAGAAGAACCGCTGAGTGCCAATTTGCCGTTATCAGGATGGCATCGCTTATGCCGCACGATTGAATCGAACGTCACCACCGTCGTGCTTGGTGTTAAAATCGGATCTTACTTTTTTGCAATTCTGGTTCCTTTTTCAATGCCGCTATCCCTGCAGTTGCAATGAACCAAGAAGACTCGAACGCCTGCTCGGTTCTCCTGATCGACGACGAACCCTTTGCCGAGGACATCATTTCTCACGGCATGAAAGGGTGCGCGTCGTATGCGCTGCGCTATGCGCGCGACCCCGGCATGGCGGTCGAGCTGGCGAAGGAAATCAATGCGACGGTCGTGCTCGTCGACCTGCGCATGCCGGAAATCGACGGATTCGAAGTCACCCGCCGCCTGCGCGCGGACAAGGACACCGAGCACATTCCCGTCGTCCTGTTGTCGTCCGAAGAAGATCCTGAGATTAAGGCGAAAGCGTTCGCCATGGGCGCCAACGATTATCTGGTGAAATGGCCCGATCCGCGCGAACTCGTTGCGCGCGTGCGCTACCACAGCGATGCCTGCATCGCGCGGCGCCAGCGCGATGCCGCGTTCGTGTCGCTGCGGCACAGCCAGGAGCAATTGGCGGCCAGCCAGTCGGCGCTGCACCAGGCGCAGAAAATGGAAGCGATCGGCCAGCTGACGGGCGGCGTCGCGCACGATTTCAACAATGTGCTGCAGATCATCGGCGGCAATTTGCAACTGCTGAAACTGGTGGGCAATTTGAACGATGCCGGCAAGGCGCGCGTCGACATGGCGCTGGCCGGCGTGGAGCGTGGGGCCAAGCTGTCGTCGCACCTGCTCGCGTTCGCGCGCCGGCAACCGCTGCAGGCCGTCGTGATCAATCCGGGCCATTTGCTGCGCGAGATGGACGACATGATGCGCCGCGTGCTCGGTCCGCGCGCACGTGTCGTGACGGAGATCGCGGCCGGCCTGGGCAGCACGCTCGTCGACCCGAACCAGCTCAACAACGTGCTGCTGAACCTCGCGATCAATGCGCGCGATGCGATGGCGGGCGGCGGCACGCTGACGATCCGCGCAGCCAATGCCGGCCCGGACAGCTTTTTGCCGACGGAAGTGCCGCGCGGCCATTATGTGTTGATCGAGGTGGCGGACACGGGCAAAGGCATGACGCCCGAAGTGCTGGAGCGCGCGTTCGAGCCGTTCTTTACCACCAAGCCGACGGGGCAGGGGACGGGCCTCGGGTTGTCGATGGCCTATGGCTTCGTCAAGCAGTCCGGCGGCGAGATCGTCCTGAAGAGCGAGCCCGGCAAGGGCACCAGCGTGCGCATCTACCTGCCGCGCAGCGAGGCCGAACCGCAGCACGTGGAACAGGCGCCGACGGCGCCCCTGCTGGGCGGCGTGGAGACGATCCTCGTCGTCGAGGACGAGGAAGACGTGCGCAGCACGACTTGCGGCATCCTGTCCGCGCTCGGCTACAGGGTGCTGGAGGCGCCGGATGCGGCGAAGGCCGTGGAGATCGTCCAGAGCGGCCAGCACATCGACCTCGTGTTCACGGACGTGATCATGCCGGGGCCGGTGAGCAGCCTGCAACTGGGCGAGGCGGTGCGCGCGCGCCTGCCGCAGGCGCAGATTTTATACACGTCGGGCTATGCGGAGGGCGTGCTGGCGCACGAAGGGAAGCTGGAGGCGTCGGTCAACCTGTTGCAGAAGCCGTACCACCCGGACGCGCTCAGCGCGCGCATCCGGCACCTGCTGCGGCGCCGTCAAAGCGCCATGATCTGATTACTTGTTGGGCTTGATGTAGCGCTGCGAGCCCGGCGGCGGCTCGTTCAGCACGGCCCAGAAGATACCCAGGTCGGCGATCGCGCGCACGAATTCCGTGAAATCCACCGGCTTGACGACGTAGGCATTCACGCCCAGCTCGTAGCTGCGCACGAGGTCCTGTTCTTCCTTCGACGACGTCAGCATCACCACCGGCAGGGGCTTGAGCCCGTCCGTGCCGCGGACTTCGCGCAGGACTTCCAATCCATCCACTTTCGGCAACTTCAGATCGAGCAGCACGACGGCCGGGTTGCCGGCCGGGCGCGACGCGTATTCGCCGCGGCGGTGCAGGTAGTCCAGCGCTTCGGCGCCGTCGCGCACGATGATGACCTGGTTGGCGAGCTGGCTCTTGGACAGCGCGATCAGCGTGAGTTCGAGATCGTTCGGGTTGTCTTCGACCAGCAGGATGGGCTTGAGCATGGATACCTTCGTGAAACTTTCAATGATGTGAGTCTTGCTTGGGCAGCGCGAACGAAAACGTCGCGCCTTCGCCCTGCACGGAATTGGCCCAGACGCGGCCGTTGTGGCGCTCGACGATGCGGCGCACGTTCGCGAGGCCGATGCCGGTCCCCTGGAAATCTTCCATCCGGTGCAGGCGCTGGAACACGCCGAACAGCTTGTGCACGTATTCCATGTTGAAGCCGGCGCCGTTGTCCGCCACATGGAAGACCGTCTCGTGCGGATGGTCCTCGGCAAACACGCGGATCACGGCCGGATCACGCTGGCCCGTGAACTTGACGGCGTTGGACAGCAGGTTGAACAGGGCCAGGTGCAGGAACGCCGGGTCGGCCCAGACTTCCGGCAGCGTGCCGATGTCCCACTCGATGTTGCGGCCGCGCGCTTCCAGCGCCAGCTTGTCGAGGCAGGACGCGACGAGATCGTTCATGTCGACCGTCGTCGGGCGCAGCGAGGCGCGGCCCATCTGCGAGAACGACAGCAGGTCGTCGACGAGCTTGCCGGCCAGGCGCGCGGCTTCCTTGATGTTCTTGAGGAAGCGCTGGCGCTGCTGGGCGTCCTCGCTGCCGGCCGATTCGAGCAGCAGGTCGGCAAAGCCGACAATGTGGCGCAGCGGCGCGCGCAGGTCGTGCGACACGGAGTACGAGAACGCTTCCAGTTCCTTGTTGGCGCGGCCCAGTTCCTCGGCCAGTTCCGCCATCTGCTCGGCGCGTTCGAGCGCGATGCCGAGGAGGGCGGTGCGGAATTCCAGCGCCATCTCGATCTCGCCCTGGTGCCACGGCTGGCTCGTGCCGTGGATCGTCTCGCGCCACGCATCGAAACTCGTGCGCGGCGACAGCTGGGTCGGCGCGCCCGGCGCAGGCGCCTTCGCGTGCGGATTGCCGGCCCACTCGATCGTGTGCACCCACTCGGGGCGGAACCACAGCAGGTAGTGCTTGTGGATGCGCGAGATCGGCATCGCGAGCAGGCCGCTGGCGTTGCGCATGTTGCGCGCCGCCGGCGGGTACTGTGCGGACAGTTTATCGGTGTGGAACACGTCGCCGTGGTCGTGCAGGGTGAGCCAGTCGACGAGGGCGCGGATGTCGTCTTCGTCCGGCGTGTCGCCATACGTCAGGACGCGGTCGTCGACCATGATCGCGGCGCCCGACGCGCGCGCGAAGCGCAGCAGGTCCGGGAACACGTTGACCAGGTTTTCGATGAAGTCGCTGCCCTGCGTGAGGCCGGCCAGCATCGACACCATCGTGCGCCGCACCTCGAGGCGGAACTGCAGGTCGGCCGCGTCCTCGCGCGACTCGATGCACAGCGCGAGGATCTGGCCCAGCTGCTCGCACGCGGTGCGCTTTTCGAAGGCGACGGGGATCGATCCCTCGTTGTGGCACGAGATCAGGCCCCACAGCTTGCCCTTGACTATCAGCGACACGGACATCGACGCCAGCGTGTTCATGTTGCGCATGTATTGCAGGTGCACCGGCGAGACGCTGCGCAGCGCCGCGAACGACAGGTCGTTCGGCCGGCCCGTGACGGGATTCAGCGCCGGCACGAGCGGCGCGGGCGTGTAGGTCGCGTCCTGGATCAGGCGGATGCGCGACAGCTTGTACAGCTCGCGCGCCTGCACGGGGATGTCGGACGCCGGGAAATGCTGCCCCATGTACGAGTGGTAGCGTTCGTCGCGCGCTTCCGCCATCACGTGGCCGTGGCCGTCCACGTCGAACTGATAGGCGAGTACGCGCCCGAAGCCCGTCACGGAGCGGATGTGCTGGCACGCCAGGCTGGCCAGCGATTCGATGCTGCTCGCGTCGTTCACTTTCAGCAGGAAGTCGCCGATCAGCGGGTACAGGTGGCGGAAATCCGCCGCTTCCGCGCGGTCGACCGCTTCGAACTCCGCGATGACGACGCCGTCCCATTTGTGGGCCAGCACGTCGAAGTGTTTGCCGTTGGCCGTCGTGATCGTGCCCACGTAGTACGGACGCGGGCCCAGGTCGGCCGCCAGTTCGGACGCGATACGCTGCGCCGCAGCGGCGCCGATCACGTCCGCCAGCGGATGCCCGATGATGCCCGCCGCCGCGGTGCCGGTCCAGTCGCCCAGGTTGGCGCTGGCCTGCAGCACCGCGAGGTTGGGCGCGAGCGTGAGCAGGAACCCGTGCGGCTGGATGCTGCCGGGCGTGCGGATCGGTTCCTTGTCGCAGGTCGACAGGTCGAGGACGGGTACGATGGCGGCCTGGGTCATGGGTGGTAAACAGCGTCTGAAACGTCGGGTTGCAAGTGCAGCATTTTACAATGAAAAGCTGAATGTCAATTCGGCATTCATGCAACGATACCTCATCGAGGCGCGCGAATCCGGCGAATTGCGCGGGTATATCGACGTGGTTATTGTCGTGGAAATGGGAAATTCGCCGACAACCATCATTACCTGGGAGGTAATCGCCGCGCCGCGCGCCGCCCGGCACACTGGCTCCATCGTCAACCACCGAAGGAGACCATCATGAACCAAGCTGCCCACATCGCCGACCGCTACCTCGCCGCCTGGAACGAACGCGACCCGGCCGCACGCCGCGCGCACGTCGCGAACGTGTTCGCACCGGACGCCAGCTACCTCGACCCGATCATGCGCGGCCGCGGCGTGGACGGCATCGATGCGATGATCGGCGCCGCCCAGCAGCAATTCCCCGGCTGCCGCTTCGCGCTGCACGGCACGCCGGACGCCCACAACGACGTCGTGCGTTTTTCCTGGTCGCTGGCGCCTGGCGGTGCCCCGGCGGATGCAGCGCCGCTCGCCATCGGCACGGACGTCGCCACCGTCGATGCGGACGGGCGCCTCGTGCGCGTCATCGGTTTCCTGGATGCCGCCTGAGGAGACGACCATGACCACGCTCCGCAATCCCCGCCCCGGCCGCGCCTACACGGGGGCCCCGAACACCATCATCGCCGGCGACGTCAACCTGTACTACCGCGACTGGGGCCGCGGCCGCCCCGTGCTGTTCGTGGCCGGCTGGTCGATGTGCTCCGATTCCTGGGGCTACCAGATGATGGCGTTGTGCCGCCAGGGCCTGCGCTGCATCGCCTTCGACCGGCGCGGCCATGGCCGCTCGTCCGACCCGGGCGGCGGCTACGACCTCGACACGCTGGCCGACGACATCGCGGCCGTCATCGAGGCCCTCGACCTGCGCGACGTCGTGCTGGTCGGGCACTCGATGGGCTGCAACGAGATCGTCCGCTACCTCACGCGCCACGGCGGCGCGCGGGTGACGCAGGTCGCGCTGCTCGGGCCGATGACGCCGGGTATCACGCTGTCCGCGTCGAATCCGCACGGCATCGACCCGGCGCTGCTCGCACAGTTCCGCAGCACGCAGCTGCTGCACGACTTCCCGCGCTGGATCGAGGAGAACGTCGAACCGTTCGTGCCCGGCGCCGGGCCGCGCATGCGCGACTGGCTCGCGCAGATGGCCCTGCAATGTTCGCTGCAGGCCCTGCACGACTGCCACCTCTGCGTGGAAGAGTCGGACATGGTGGCGGAGCTGGAAGCCGTCGACGTGCCGGTGCTCTTGATCGCGGGTGCGCTCGACGTCTCCGCCCCGCTGGAGTTGACGGCGCGCCGTACCGCGGCCCTCGTGCCGGACTGCCGCCTCGTCGTCTACGAAGACGCCGCGCACGGCATGTTCCTCACGCACGTGGAGCAGGTCAATGGCGAGTTGCTTGAGTTCATCCGCGCGGAGGTCTAAATTGATGCCTTTACATCAAGAGGGGATCGCGATGCAGGACGGACACGCGGAGGAAGCGCGCAGCGACGGCTATTTCAGCGATTTCGGCTCGGCGCTGCGCTACTGGCGCACGCGGCGCGGCTACAGCCAGCTGCGCCTTGCCGTGGATGGCGGCGTGTCGCAGCGCCACCTGAGTTTCCTCGAAAGCGGACGGGCGCAGCCGAGCCGCGACCTGATCCTGAAACTCGGCATCGTGCTCGACGTGCCGCTCCGCCAGAGGAATGCGATGCTGCTCGCGGCCGGCTTCGCGCCCGCCTACCAGGAGCGCAACCTGTCGGACCCGGAACTGTCGTCCGTGATGCAGGCGCTCGACTTCATGCTGCGCCAGCAGGCGCCGTTTCCCGCCCTCGTCGTGGACCGGCTGTGGAATCTCGTGATGTTCAACGAGCCCGCGGCCGGCTTCATGAAGTGGCTGCTTGGCCTGCCTCCCGGTGCGGCCATCCCGCGCGACGGTTCCATCAACGTGTTGCGCCTGATGCTCGACCCGAACGGG includes:
- a CDS encoding MFS transporter translates to MQATVNTTSLEQDGLPPGPRAWAILALALGVGMSSLDTAIANTALPAMAQQLHATPADSVWIVNAYQLAMVATLLPIAALGETIGYRRVYVAGMALFTVASLACALAWSLPVLIVARLFQGLGASAIMGVNTALLRATYPAQLQGRGFGTNALVVAVGFGLGPSLASIILKFSSWEWLFGINVIPGIVAFFMARKVLPETRRASHRVDGLAGFYNVVAFSMAVLVLGDAAHRADMRTLLPEAVIALVFFALLLRRERGHPAPLLPVDLFRRPLFALSTITAICTFAAQALAFVALPFFFETTLGRSPVETGFLMTPWPVLVGVMAPVAGRLSDRYSPGLLGGIGLLILAAGLVTMMSLPASPSALDIGWRMAVCGIGFGFFQAPNVKAIMGSAPASRAGSASGMVATARLTGQATGAALVAFCLTISHVRGPWFALGIAAAFSFAASVASFSRLVVAAPAV
- a CDS encoding tartrate dehydrogenase, translated to MTRRFKIAAIAGDGIGKEVLPEGLKVLAAAAERFGLQLEFKHFPWASCDWYIQHGEMMPPDWKEQLSGMDAIYFGAVGWPALVPDHISLWGSLLKFRREFDQYINLRPVRLFEGVPCPLAGRKPGDIDFFVVRENTEGEYTNLGGVMFPGTEREMVIQESVFTRHGTDRVLRYAFELANARRRRHLTVATKSNGIAISMPWWDGRADAIHADYPDVTVDKQHIDILTARFVLQPDRFDVVVASNLFGDILSDLGPACTGTIGLAPSGNLNPDRTFPSLFEPVHGSAPDIAGKGIANPIAMIWSGAMMLAFLADGPDADPRCGEAHDAIVAAIEDVLKNGPRTGDLGGTATTVEVGDAIAARVRG
- a CDS encoding HNH endonuclease — protein: MARRSRIPDFDFPAQPAAADSPCPLCGRPLGTVNIDRHHLIPKSLKGREQFPIHKICHRKIHATFSERELLHAYHTWDALQGDDAIRAFIDWVAKKPPAFYARTFTSNKKKNR
- a CDS encoding response regulator, translated to MNQEDSNACSVLLIDDEPFAEDIISHGMKGCASYALRYARDPGMAVELAKEINATVVLVDLRMPEIDGFEVTRRLRADKDTEHIPVVLLSSEEDPEIKAKAFAMGANDYLVKWPDPRELVARVRYHSDACIARRQRDAAFVSLRHSQEQLAASQSALHQAQKMEAIGQLTGGVAHDFNNVLQIIGGNLQLLKLVGNLNDAGKARVDMALAGVERGAKLSSHLLAFARRQPLQAVVINPGHLLREMDDMMRRVLGPRARVVTEIAAGLGSTLVDPNQLNNVLLNLAINARDAMAGGGTLTIRAANAGPDSFLPTEVPRGHYVLIEVADTGKGMTPEVLERAFEPFFTTKPTGQGTGLGLSMAYGFVKQSGGEIVLKSEPGKGTSVRIYLPRSEAEPQHVEQAPTAPLLGGVETILVVEDEEDVRSTTCGILSALGYRVLEAPDAAKAVEIVQSGQHIDLVFTDVIMPGPVSSLQLGEAVRARLPQAQILYTSGYAEGVLAHEGKLEASVNLLQKPYHPDALSARIRHLLRRRQSAMI
- a CDS encoding response regulator; amino-acid sequence: MLKPILLVEDNPNDLELTLIALSKSQLANQVIIVRDGAEALDYLHRRGEYASRPAGNPAVVLLDLKLPKVDGLEVLREVRGTDGLKPLPVVMLTSSKEEQDLVRSYELGVNAYVVKPVDFTEFVRAIADLGIFWAVLNEPPPGSQRYIKPNK
- a CDS encoding ATP-binding protein gives rise to the protein MTQAAIVPVLDLSTCDKEPIRTPGSIQPHGFLLTLAPNLAVLQASANLGDWTGTAAAGIIGHPLADVIGAAAAQRIASELAADLGPRPYYVGTITTANGKHFDVLAHKWDGVVIAEFEAVDRAEAADFRHLYPLIGDFLLKVNDASSIESLASLACQHIRSVTGFGRVLAYQFDVDGHGHVMAEARDERYHSYMGQHFPASDIPVQARELYKLSRIRLIQDATYTPAPLVPALNPVTGRPNDLSFAALRSVSPVHLQYMRNMNTLASMSVSLIVKGKLWGLISCHNEGSIPVAFEKRTACEQLGQILALCIESREDAADLQFRLEVRRTMVSMLAGLTQGSDFIENLVNVFPDLLRFARASGAAIMVDDRVLTYGDTPDEDDIRALVDWLTLHDHGDVFHTDKLSAQYPPAARNMRNASGLLAMPISRIHKHYLLWFRPEWVHTIEWAGNPHAKAPAPGAPTQLSPRTSFDAWRETIHGTSQPWHQGEIEMALEFRTALLGIALERAEQMAELAEELGRANKELEAFSYSVSHDLRAPLRHIVGFADLLLESAGSEDAQQRQRFLKNIKEAARLAGKLVDDLLSFSQMGRASLRPTTVDMNDLVASCLDKLALEARGRNIEWDIGTLPEVWADPAFLHLALFNLLSNAVKFTGQRDPAVIRVFAEDHPHETVFHVADNGAGFNMEYVHKLFGVFQRLHRMEDFQGTGIGLANVRRIVERHNGRVWANSVQGEGATFSFALPKQDSHH
- a CDS encoding nuclear transport factor 2 family protein produces the protein MNQAAHIADRYLAAWNERDPAARRAHVANVFAPDASYLDPIMRGRGVDGIDAMIGAAQQQFPGCRFALHGTPDAHNDVVRFSWSLAPGGAPADAAPLAIGTDVATVDADGRLVRVIGFLDAA
- a CDS encoding alpha/beta fold hydrolase, with translation MTTLRNPRPGRAYTGAPNTIIAGDVNLYYRDWGRGRPVLFVAGWSMCSDSWGYQMMALCRQGLRCIAFDRRGHGRSSDPGGGYDLDTLADDIAAVIEALDLRDVVLVGHSMGCNEIVRYLTRHGGARVTQVALLGPMTPGITLSASNPHGIDPALLAQFRSTQLLHDFPRWIEENVEPFVPGAGPRMRDWLAQMALQCSLQALHDCHLCVEESDMVAELEAVDVPVLLIAGALDVSAPLELTARRTAALVPDCRLVVYEDAAHGMFLTHVEQVNGELLEFIRAEV
- a CDS encoding helix-turn-helix domain-containing protein, coding for MPLHQEGIAMQDGHAEEARSDGYFSDFGSALRYWRTRRGYSQLRLAVDGGVSQRHLSFLESGRAQPSRDLILKLGIVLDVPLRQRNAMLLAAGFAPAYQERNLSDPELSSVMQALDFMLRQQAPFPALVVDRLWNLVMFNEPAAGFMKWLLGLPPGAAIPRDGSINVLRLMLDPNGLRPRLVNWEAVCADSLLWIQREAMADGPGSEATRLLAELSALPGMAALSDGHVPNLDRRALPFLPLTIAHEGVELNLFTTITTLGTPHDVTVHELRLEAFFPADNATAAWFRNKFTA